GTTTAAACGCCCTGATTTTTGAATGGCTATTTTTAATGTATTCATAAGATTTTTTTTACAATGAGCACATCAAAAAAGCTAAAAAAAGAAAACCCGTTTGATGTACTCAAACGGGTTTAATAAAATTTATATATGGTTCACTTACCTATACAACATTATCTTCTCGCTTGAGCGTGAATATGATAATGATGATGTAATTGATTTAAAAACATTTTTTCTTTTTATGAGTGTAAAATTAATACTTTATTTCTTAACTAAAAGTTAAATTATTTAAACTGCTGAAAAAGTTGTCACTTTCAATATATAACGTAACAATGTCATGCTTTAAAAGCTAAAATTCTTTTAATAAATGTCCAAAATATTCTCTTTTTTTATCCAAGTAGCTTTTATTAACTTCATTTGGCTTAATCTCTAAAGGAACTCTACCATTTAACTGAATACCGCTGTTTTTTAAACAATTAATTTTATCCGGATTATTTGTAATTAAATTTATTGCTTTTATATCTAAAACTTTAAGCACCTCAATTGCATCATCAAAAGTTCTTGCATCATCAGGGAAACCTAACATTAGGTTAGCTTCCACAGTATCAAATCCTTTTTCCTGTAAAGCGTAAGCTTTTAATTTGTTAATTATACCAATATTTCTTCCTTCTTGACGCAAGTATATAATAATACCTCCATGTTTAGAAACATATTCCATTGCAACCGAAAGCTGCTGACCGCATTCACATTTTTTTGAATGAAAAACCTCACCAGTTATGCACTCAGAATGAAATCTTACATTTACAGGTTTAGCAAAATCAGTACCTAGTGCAACCCAAACCAAATGAGGATTCCAATCATCTTCAGAATCAGAAAAAGCGTAAACAGTAAAAACACCATAATCAGTAGGAATATCAGACCTAGCCTGTATTTGTAGCATAATTTTAATTTTTAAAAATAAATATAGTACAAATATATACTTTTTTAAAAACAAAAAAGTATATATTTGTACTATTAAAATAGCGTTATAATTAACTATAATATTATTAAATGATTTTGTTAATCCAAATATTAAGGTAACAGCTATAAAAACTTTCATACCCTATTAGATTTATGAAATACGAATTGATAAAAGATGTGCTTGATTTAGTAGCACAGTTTGAAATAGAAAAACCAAATAATAAATCGGTTGATGATTTTAAAAAATGGATTTCAGCTTCTTGTAACGAAAATATTAAACAAGTAGAACCCTATTGGGAAGGGAAAGAAAATGGTAGAAGTGCTGAAAGTGTAATAAATACTTTGCTAGTCCATTTAAATAGGTATGCAAAAAACTATTCTAAATCAGCCATATTCAATTCGAACTTTTCAACTCAAGAAGATTTTATTTACTTAATAACCCTAAAAGCCTTTGGAGAAATGTCTAAAATGGAATTAATTAAAAAAAATGTTCATGAAAAAACAACAGGCATGCAGATTATAAATAGATTAATTGCTAATGACTGGATTGAACAATACGATTCTATAATTGATAGAAGAAGTAAATTAATTAAAATTACCCAAAAAGGCCTTGATGATTTAGAAAAACAAATGAGTAGAATAAGAATTGCTACTCAAGTAGTTGCAGGTGATTTAGATAATAACGAAAAAATGCAACTCATTCACCTTTTAAATAAGCTAAATAATTTTCATTTAAACATCTACGAAAAAAATATAGACACCGAAAATCTATTAAACGAAGTATTAAAAACAAAAAATAATGCATAAAAAAGTAGCTGTAATAGGATCTGGATTTTCAGGAATTTCTGCAAGTGCGTATTTAGGTAAAATGGGGTATGAAGTACATGTTTTTGAAAAACACGATCAACCTGGAGGCAGAGCTAGGCAATTTAAAACAGATTCAGGCTTTACATTTGATATGGGCCCAAGTTGGTATTGGATGCCAGATATTATTGAAAACTTTTTTAATGACTTTGGATATAAAAGTAAGGATTTTTATGAATTAGTTGCTTTAAACCCACAGTTTGAAATGATCTTTGCAGATGCAAAATTAAATGTTCCTCAAAGTTATGAAGAGCTTAAGAATGTTTTTGAAAGCTTAGAAAAAGGAAGCGCTAAAAAATTGGATGCCTTTATGCTGGATGCAAAGTATAAATATCAAGTTGGAATGCAAGAATTTGTTAACAAACCTTCTATAAACTGGCTTGAATATGTATCACCAAAAATTGCAAAAAGTGCTTTAAAACTGGATTTATTATCAAACTTTAGAGATTTTGTGGCTAAATATTTTAAAAACAAAAAGTTACAAGTCCTAATGGAGTTTCCGGTAATTTTTTTAGGAGCTTCACCAAAAAACATTCCAGCTTTATATAGTTTAATGAATTACGGGGGCTATGCGCTTGGCACTTTTTACCCTCAGGGTGGCTTTTACCAGTTAGTTTTAGCAATGAAAAAAATAGCTGAAGAAAACGGTGTTAAATTTCACTTTAACCAAAATGTTACAGAAATAAAAGTTGAAAATAAACGTGCAACAGCTATAAAAGTTAATAATACAGAATTATTTTTTGATTATATAGTTGGTTCATCAGATTATCATCATACAGAAACTTTATTAGAAAAAAAATATAGAAACTACACAGAAAGCTATTGGAGTTCTAAAACTTTTGCACCTTCTTGTTTAATTTATTATATAGGAATAAATCAAAAAATTCCAAAATTAAAGCATCATACTTTATTTTTTGAAAACGAGTTAGATAATCATATTGATACCATTTATACAAATAAAAAATGGCCAGAAAAACCTCTTTTTTATGTTTGCTGCCCGTCAAAAACAGATCCAAATGTAGCGCCTAAAGAAAATGAAAATTTATTTTTTTTAATGCCTTTAGCTATCGGACTAAATGATACTGAAGAAACACGTGAAAAATATTTTAACTTAATGATTAGCCGATTAGAAAACTTGACAAAAGTTTCTGATTTAAAGTCTAAAATAATATATAAAAAAAGCTATTGTGTATCAGATTTTATAAGTGATTACAATGCATATGGTGGTAATGCTTATGGCTTGGCAAACACTTTAAAGCAAACTGCCGTTCTAAAGCCCAAAATAATTAATAAAAAAGTAAAAAACCTGTATTATACTGGTCAATTAACAGTACCTGGACCTGGAGTTCCGCCATCAATTATTTCAGGTAAAATTGTAGCAAATCAAATTTATAAGCAAAAGTAAAAGTACTATGAAAAAGTTATTTGATGAATTGTCATATTCGGTTAGTAAAATTACTACACAAAAATATAGTACTAGTTTTTCTCTTGGCATTTTAGCCTTAAAACCAAATATTCGCAATGCTATTTATTCTATATATGGTTATGTTAGGTTAGCAGATGAAATTGTTGATAGCTTTCATGGGTATAATAAAGAAAAACTATTAAGCAGACTAAAAAAAGAAACAGAACATGCTATTGAAGAAAAAATTTCTTTAAACCCAATATTGCAATCTTTTCAAGAAACTGTAAATAAGTATCAAATTGATTATGCTTTAATAAATCAGTTTCTTCATAGTATGGAAATGGATTTAAACAAAATAGAATATAATTCTGAACTTTACAAAGAATATATTTTTGGCTCTGCTGAAGTTGTTGGACTAATGTGTCTGCAGGTTTTTGTTGAAGGAGATAAAAATCAATATCAAGAGTTAAAGCCATATGCTATGAAGTTAGGATCTGCATTTCAAAAAATAAATTTTTTAAGGGATTTGAAAGAAGATTACCAACTTTTAGGAAGATCCTATTTTCCAAACTTAAATATGGCGGTTTTTGATAATTCTGTAAAGTATAAAATAGAAAGAGAAATTGAAGATGAATTTAATGAGGCACTTATCGGAATAAAAAAACTCCCAAACTCCTCTAGATTCGGTGTTTATTTAGCATACAAATACTACATTTCGCTGTTCAATAAAATAAAGAAAAAAACATCCAATCAAATTCTTAATCAAAGAACAAGAGTTCCAAATTTTATAAAAATATTTGTAGCTTTTAAAAGTTACGTGCGTTACAAAACTGCTTTTTTATAATTTTATTATTTTAATATGTAGATAATTTGAGATATACACAAGTCTTATATAAAAGCACTGTAAAACCCAATTATGCTATCTAACAACAAAGAATACAGAAAAACAAAATTCAAATTTATTTATAAGTTTTGTTAATAAAATTACTGCGAACTTAAATAAAGCATTAAAAATCAATCTATAAAACTATCTGACAAAAAAATGACTAATATTTTAAATATATAATTTACAATGAATTTTATTATTGTTCTGTCCACTTTTATACTAATGGAAGCTACTACATGGGTAGTACATAAATATATTATGCATGGCTTTTTGTGGTTTTTACATAAAGATCACCATGATCATACAAATGAAGGAAAGATAGAAAAAAACGATTATTTTTTTGTGATTTTTGCAATTCCTACGATAGCATTAATGTATATAGGTTCATTAAATAACTTTAACTACATCTTCTTTATTGGACTTGGCATCATGTTTTATGGTATGGCCTATTTTTTTGTACATGATATCTTTATCCATCAACGCATAAAAATTTTAACAAAAACTAAATCACCTTATTTTATGGCCATGAGAAGAGCTCATAAACAACATCATAAACACGTAACTAAACACCATGGTGAATGTTTTGGTTTTTTATACGTACCTAAAAAATTTATAAAAATGTACACAAAAAAATAACTTATGGTAACCTATACATATTTACTTATTCTTTTTCTTACAGTAATTATCTGTTTCGTAGCCTCGTTTGACAAGCGTTTACAATTTAACAAGTACTTTTTACCTTTTTTTAAGGCTGTATTTTTAGTCTCAATTCCTTTTATTGCCTGGGATATTTGGTTTACAAGTAATGGGGTTTGGTGGTTTAATACAACATACACCTTGGGGATTTTAATAGCAGGCTTACCAATAGAAGAATGGTTGTTTTTTATATGCATTCCATTTTCATGCATTTTTACATATTTTTGCGTAGATAAATATTACAGTCTTAAATATTTACAAGCTTATAACAACATGATTGTTTTTATAACTATAGTAGTTTGTGCAGTTGTAGCCCTTTTAAATACAGATAAAATTTACACATTAGTTACAGCAATTATAACAATAATTTCTGTAATTTATTTACATTTTATAGCTCGTGTTACTTGGATTACCAAAGCTTCTCTGGTTTTTGGTGTGCTTATGCTAGGCTTCTTTCCAGTAGATGGTGTATTAACGGGTTTTGGCTTAGAATCGCCGATTGTTAATTACAATCCTAAAGATTTTTTAGGTATTAGACTACTAACGATTCCGATTGAAGACGCTGTTTATGGTTACACACAATTTCTTTTAATTTTATATTTTTTTAGTATTTTCAGAAAAAAAGTTGATTTTAAATCAAACTCGCAATAACATGTTTTTGTTATTTGCATTTTCACTTTTTAAATTACAAGAAAAAAAGCTGCAAACTAATGTTTGCA
This genomic window from Flavobacterium agricola contains:
- a CDS encoding phytoene desaturase family protein; translation: MHKKVAVIGSGFSGISASAYLGKMGYEVHVFEKHDQPGGRARQFKTDSGFTFDMGPSWYWMPDIIENFFNDFGYKSKDFYELVALNPQFEMIFADAKLNVPQSYEELKNVFESLEKGSAKKLDAFMLDAKYKYQVGMQEFVNKPSINWLEYVSPKIAKSALKLDLLSNFRDFVAKYFKNKKLQVLMEFPVIFLGASPKNIPALYSLMNYGGYALGTFYPQGGFYQLVLAMKKIAEENGVKFHFNQNVTEIKVENKRATAIKVNNTELFFDYIVGSSDYHHTETLLEKKYRNYTESYWSSKTFAPSCLIYYIGINQKIPKLKHHTLFFENELDNHIDTIYTNKKWPEKPLFYVCCPSKTDPNVAPKENENLFFLMPLAIGLNDTEETREKYFNLMISRLENLTKVSDLKSKIIYKKSYCVSDFISDYNAYGGNAYGLANTLKQTAVLKPKIINKKVKNLYYTGQLTVPGPGVPPSIISGKIVANQIYKQK
- the ribA gene encoding GTP cyclohydrolase II is translated as MKVFIAVTLIFGLTKSFNNIIVNYNAILIVQIYTFLFLKKYIFVLYLFLKIKIMLQIQARSDIPTDYGVFTVYAFSDSEDDWNPHLVWVALGTDFAKPVNVRFHSECITGEVFHSKKCECGQQLSVAMEYVSKHGGIIIYLRQEGRNIGIINKLKAYALQEKGFDTVEANLMLGFPDDARTFDDAIEVLKVLDIKAINLITNNPDKINCLKNSGIQLNGRVPLEIKPNEVNKSYLDKKREYFGHLLKEF
- a CDS encoding lycopene cyclase domain-containing protein, with protein sequence MIVFITIVVCAVVALLNTDKIYTLVTAIITIISVIYLHFIARVTWITKASLVFGVLMLGFFPVDGVLTGFGLESPIVNYNPKDFLGIRLLTIPIEDAVYGYTQFLLILYFFSIFRKKVDFKSNSQ
- a CDS encoding MarR family winged helix-turn-helix transcriptional regulator, with amino-acid sequence MKYELIKDVLDLVAQFEIEKPNNKSVDDFKKWISASCNENIKQVEPYWEGKENGRSAESVINTLLVHLNRYAKNYSKSAIFNSNFSTQEDFIYLITLKAFGEMSKMELIKKNVHEKTTGMQIINRLIANDWIEQYDSIIDRRSKLIKITQKGLDDLEKQMSRIRIATQVVAGDLDNNEKMQLIHLLNKLNNFHLNIYEKNIDTENLLNEVLKTKNNA
- a CDS encoding sterol desaturase family protein, whose amino-acid sequence is MNFIIVLSTFILMEATTWVVHKYIMHGFLWFLHKDHHDHTNEGKIEKNDYFFVIFAIPTIALMYIGSLNNFNYIFFIGLGIMFYGMAYFFVHDIFIHQRIKILTKTKSPYFMAMRRAHKQHHKHVTKHHGECFGFLYVPKKFIKMYTKK
- a CDS encoding phytoene/squalene synthase family protein; translation: MKKLFDELSYSVSKITTQKYSTSFSLGILALKPNIRNAIYSIYGYVRLADEIVDSFHGYNKEKLLSRLKKETEHAIEEKISLNPILQSFQETVNKYQIDYALINQFLHSMEMDLNKIEYNSELYKEYIFGSAEVVGLMCLQVFVEGDKNQYQELKPYAMKLGSAFQKINFLRDLKEDYQLLGRSYFPNLNMAVFDNSVKYKIEREIEDEFNEALIGIKKLPNSSRFGVYLAYKYYISLFNKIKKKTSNQILNQRTRVPNFIKIFVAFKSYVRYKTAFL